A window from Esox lucius isolate fEsoLuc1 chromosome 16, fEsoLuc1.pri, whole genome shotgun sequence encodes these proteins:
- the prelid3a gene encoding PRELI domain containing protein 3A encodes MKIWSTEHVFSYPWETVIKAAMRKYPNPMNPSVVGVDVLDRNLDPEGRLHSHRLLSTEWGLPGIVRAIMGTSHTRTYVKEHSIVDPEEKTMELCSTNITLTNLVSVDERLVYRPHPDNPDVTVLTQEAIITVKGVSLSSYLEGMMALRMSANARKGWDAIEWIIQNSERENVPLCDLY; translated from the exons ATGAAGATCTGGAGCACAGAACATGTTTTCAG CTACCCATGGGAGACTGTGATCAAGGCAGCGATGAGGAAGTACCCGAACCCCATGAACCCTAGCGTGGTGGGGGTGGACGTTCTGGACAGGAACCTGGACCCAGAGGGGCGCCTACACAGCCACAGACTCCTGAGTACAGAGTGGGGTCTCCCCGGAATCGTGAGAGCG ATCATGGGGACCAGTCACACCCGTACCTATGTCAAGGAGCACTCCATTGTGGATCCTGAGGAGAAGACAATGGAGCTTTGTTCAACAAAT ATCACTCTGACCAATCTGGTGTCAGTAGATGAAAGACTGGTCTACAGACCTCACCCAGACAATCCTGATGT GACTGTCCTGACCCAGGAGGCCATCATCACGGTGAAGGGTGTCAGTCTCAGCAGCTACCTAGAAGGAATGATGGCCCTGAGAATGTCGGCCAATGCCAGAAAG GGTTGGGATGCTATTGAGTGGATCATCCAGAACTCTGAAAGGGAGAATGTTCCTCTTTGTGACCTTTACTAA
- the fbxo32 gene encoding F-box only protein 32 — translation MPFLGQDWRSPGQSWVKTEEGWKNYSSDNKNNNDSDMSYCKSEDECFKENLLLALTYEMSAKKRKKDFMNNNTKVPYFHKEKWIYVHKGSTKERHGYCTLGEAFNRLDFCSAIKDSRRFNYVVRLLELIAKSQLPSLSGVAQKNYMNILERVVQKVLDDQQNVRPIKELLQALYVSLCDLVQDMGKSVLVGNINCWVHRMENILQWQQQLDNIQIKRPVSKGMSLTDLPASLQLNIMERLSDGRDLVSLGQVTPDLEALAEDRLLWKRLCQYHFNDRQIRKRLMVSDKGQLEWKKMYFKLCRCYPVREQYSETLHFCTHCHILFWKDTNHPCTANNTESCCKPVSPQGFISLFKF, via the exons ATGCCTTTTCTTGGACAGGATTGGAGATCTCCAGGACAGAGCTGGGTGAAAACAGAAGAGGGATGGAAAAATTATTCGTCggacaataaaaacaacaatgactCGGACATGAG CTACTGCAAAAGTGAGGATGAGTGCTTCAAGGAGAACCTGCTTCTGGCTCTGACATATGAGATGTCAgccaagaagaggaagaaggacTTCATGAACAACAACACAAAGGTTCCAT ATTTCCACAAGGAGAAATGGATTTATGTTCACAAAGGAAGCACCAAAGAG CGACATGGATACTGCACTCTGGGCGAAGCCTTTAACCGCCTGGACTTTTGCAGTGCCATCAAGGACAGCAGGAGGTTCAACTATGTTGTACGG TTGCTGGAGCTGATCGCTAAGTCCCAGCTGCCTTCTCTAAGTGGAGTTGCTCAGAAAAACTACATGAACATCCTGGAAAGAGTTGTGCAGAAAG tgCTCGATGACCAGCAGAACGTCCGACCAATCAAAGAGCTGCTGCAGGCTCtctatgtgtctctgtgtgaccTGGTGCAGGACATGGGCAAGTCCGTCCTGGTGGGGAACATCAACTGCTGGGTCCACCGCATGGAGAACATCCTCCAGTGGCAGCAGCAGCTGGATAATATCCAGATCAAGCGG CCCGTGTCTAAAGGGATGAGTCTGACAGACCTGCCTGCCAGCCTCCAGCTGAACATCATGGAGCGCCTGTCAGATGGCCGCGACCTGGTCAGTCTAGGCCAGGTGACCCCTGACCTCGAGGCCCTGGCAGAGGACCGCCTGCTGTGGAAGAGGCTGTGCCAGTATCACTTCAATGACCGCCag ATCCGTAAACGTCTGATGGTGTCAGACAAAGGCCAGTTGGAGTGGAAGAAGATGTACTTCAAGCTGTGCCGCTGCTATCCTGTCAGAGAACAGTACAGCGAAACCCTTCACTTCTGCACCCACTGTCATATCCTCTTCTGGAAG GATACAAACCATCCTTGCACAGCCAACAACACAGAGAGCTGCTGCAAACCTGTGTCTCCACAAGGCTTCATCAGCCTCTTCAAGTTCTGA
- the elovl4a gene encoding elongation of very long chain fatty acids protein 4a — protein sequence MEIATHLINDTINLYKWALTIADKRVEKWPLMDNPLPTLAISSSYLLFLWLGPKYMQNREPFQLKKTLIVYNFSMVIFNFFICKELFLAARAAGYSYICQSVDYSDDPNEVRIAAALWWYFISKGVEYLDTVFFILRKKFNQVSFLHVYHHCTMFTLWWIGIKWVAGGQSFFGAHMNAAIHVLMYLYYGLASCGPKIQKYLWWKKYLTIIQMIQFHVTIGHTALSLYTDCAFPHWMHYALIGYALTFIALFGNFYYQTYRRTPRQPREPKGARALPISNGFSNGAVAGGRVEEKERLSALENGNGRRKRKGRAKRE from the exons ATGGAGATTGCCACACACCTGATAAATGACACCATTAATTTATATAAATGGGCCCTAACCATCGCAG ACAAGCGAGTGGAGAAATGGCCCCTGATGGACAACCCTCTGCCCACGCTGGCCATCAGCTCCTCCTACCTGCTCTTCCTCTGGCTGGGGCCCAAGTACATGCAGAACAGAGAACCCTTCCAGCTTAAGAAAACACTGATCGTCTACAACTTCAGCATGGTCATCTTCAACTTCTTCATCTGCAAAGAG CTCTTTCTTGCCGCACGGGCTGCAGGCTACAGCTACATTTGCCAGTCTGTCGACTACTCAGACGACCCCAACGAAGTCAGG ATAGCAGCAGCATTGTGGTGGTACTTCATCTCTAAGGGAGTGGAGTATCTGGACACGGTGTTCTTCATCCTGAGGAAGAAGTTCAACCAGGTCAGCTTCCTCCACGTCTACCACCACTGCACCATGTTCACCCTCTGGTGGATCGGTATCAAGTGGGTGGCCGGCGGACAGT CGTTCTTCGGTGCACATATGAATGCAGCCATTCACGTCCTTATGTACCTTTACTATGGACTCGCTTCCTGTGGACCCAAGATCCAGAAGTACCTGTGGTGGAAAAAGTATCTGACTATCATCCAAATG atcCAGTTTCACGTCACCATTGGCCACACGGCCCTGTCCCTCTACACGGACTGTGCCTTCCCCCACTGGATGCACTACGCCCTCATTGGCTACGCCCTCACCTTCATTGCCCTGTTCGGTAACTTCTACTACCAGACCTACCGCCGCACTCCTCGCCAGCCCAGGGAGCCCAAGGGCGCCAGGGCCCTCCCCATCTCCAACGGGTTCTCCAACGGAGCGGTGGCTGGGGGccgggtggaggagaaggagaggctgTCGGCGTTGGAGAACGGCAacgggaggaggaagaggaaggggagggcaaagagggagtag